In Candidatus Omnitrophota bacterium, the DNA window TATACCTGATTCCGATGAATTTCGCAGGCAGATGTGGGATAAGCTCGGCAGTATATTTACAACGATCAACGATTGGTATTCGGATAGGACCGCTTATGCCAAGGCTGTTTCCGTAAAAAAATTTATTGATGCCGGAGGACTGGAAAGCCTGGGGCACGAAATCCTGGGCCACGTGAATCAGGTTTTTGTGGACAGGGAATCATCTTTCTTGGTGTTTTGGGGGCATAATGAGCGTAAAAAATTTGATGACCAGACTACGGCCTTACCGTGGATATATCTTTATTTGAAATCAGGCACTGGTGTTGCCAATATAGATAATGAAATGTCGGAAGGATATTCCGACATGGGCGCTATAGTCACATTTTTTAAACGGGACGGCAATGGAAAAATTACAGGTTTAAGGATGTGGGGCTACAAAAAGGATTCAGCAGTAATAGAAGATTTAACCATGGAAAACATAGAGGGCATTAGCCAGGAGCAGAAAAAAATGCTGGTTGAACTGCACGGAGGCGTTTCGTTTATGCAATGGTATCGTCAAAAAGCGTTGGCCCATATCCTTGAGGAATCAAAGAGATTGCTGGAGGAGGCCAAAAGGCAGGGCAGAGAGGACAAAGCCCAAATCGCTGAACGGATGATAGACAAGTATTACTCCGAGATTTCCGCGTCCCGGAACATCGGACAGGCAATCAAGAAAAACAATATAGCCCAAATACTCGCCCGTGCCGCGTAATGTATGTCGAAGGTTCTTGAGGATATTTTTGTTTAAACGGTGTTAGAGTGGTGTTTTTATTTGTCAATACGGCTTATGAATTCCTGCCACGGGAAATGCGTGCCCGGGCACTCGGTATTAGCTCCGCAAACATCGCGATGGCCCATTATGTTTGAATTTGGGATATTGTAGTATTTTTTCAAGACATTAACGGTATAAACAAGTGTTATTAATTGCTTGCGGCTTACGTATACATTACTGAAATTGCCTACAATCGCTATTCCGATGCCTTTTTCGTTCATGCCCGATGCCTTGCAATGGGCGCCGTTTTCCTGCCGCAGCCATCTAAGAGAAGACTCTAAGTGCCCGTCGGGTTTACCCTCGGTATTATTATTGATGACAAAATGGTAACCTAAACCGGCCCAGCCCTTGTTTTTGTGGGATTTGTCAAGCAATAGCGCGCTTCCTGTGTCGGTAGCGGTGTGGTGGATGATGATATATTTCCATTTATCCGAAGGAAACAGTGGTATTATCGGCTTTACCGGAGCGGCATTAGGTATCAGTATGTGCTGCCCGCTTTTTAATTCCGTGTTGGTTTTTATCCAATTAGCCGCGGCGATATCTTTCAGGTCAACATCGTATGCCCTGCTTAGATGCCATAGTGTCTCGCCCGGGGCTACGATATGATATGTATCGCGCCTTGCGACAGGTTGATGCGTTTCGGTCAAGACCCTTTTGGGCGTGTATATAACAGGGCCCGGACGCTCTCCGGCGCATGAGCTCAATGACAGGGCTATAAGCAGGATTGCTGTATGGTTTAAAATTTTTTTCATATATTTATAGTGACAATTTTTTAGATAAAATTAGTTTAATTTTATATGAAAACGCAAAGCGGGTCAAGGTGTTTAGATATTTTTAGCTAAATATATTCTTGCTCTGCCGGGCCGTATGGTTACAAAACCAAAATCAGCCTGAATTGTATTGACGAAACAGGGCTTTATGCTATAATTTGATGAAAGAATGTTAAGCGGGTTATATGCACAGCTTTATAATGTCACATGATGAGCCGGCAGATGCGCCTGTTTTTAATGATAACCGGCGGGCGCGCGGCTTTTTTGGTTTTTATTTTAATTTAATTCGGGGAGGCGCAGATGTTCTGTAGAAAAATTAATATATTTATCATGGTCTTTTCCGTGTTTTTGATTTTCTGCAATCATTCTATTGCTGAAAAATTGTCCAAAGAAGATCAGAAAATGCAGCAAATCAAGCAGATGCAGAAACATTTTGAATGGTGGCCTACCGATGCCAGGCCGGCTCCTGTAAAAGATGAAAATAAAAGCGGATATTGGTGGTGGCCAATGGAACCCGGTGAAATAAGGCCATGGGGTAATAGAGGGTATATATATGTGTATAAAATAATTTTTGACTATAAAGAAGAAGAGCTTGACCCGCCGGCGGCGCAGGAATTAAGGCCGTCACTGCTGATTAAAAAGGTTTTAAGCAATGTTAAAGTTTATTTTGATTTTGATAAATCTGATTTACGAGACGATGCCAAGGCCATTCTTAAAAAAGCGTCAGATACAATGAGGAGAAACCCTTACGCGAGCATACTCGTTACCGGCAACTGTGATATACGCGGTTCGGAAACGTATAATGAAAAACTTGGCCGGCAGAGGGGTGAGGCGGTTAAAAAGTTTATGCTTGAAGGCGGTATTCATCCCGATAGGGTCTTGATAGTCAGCCGCGGTAAACTGGATGCCGTTGCCCCTGTTACCGATCTGGTTGGTATGCAGAAAGACAGAAACGCCCAGTTTATGATAGCTGAAGTTGAAGAGGTGATGATACCATATCCTGATATTGAAGCCGGCCAGGAGGTTAAAAGGATAGGTGAGGATAAGTTTCTTTTGCAGGAAGAGAAAAAAATTGAGGCCGAAATCAAGGTAGCCACCAAAGAATATATTGTTCAGGCCGGGGATTCGCTTTCAAAGATAGCCAAGGAACATCTGGGCGCGGCCCACCGCTGGCAGTATCTATACGAATTGAATAAAGATAAAATCGCCAACCCCAACAAACTTAAGAAGGGGCAAAAGATCATATTGCCTATTGAATAGTTTTTGCCGTGCAAGCGCTCTGTATGCCGTGTTTGCTTTTTTGCATATTAACGAGGGCCGGACTATTCGGCCCTGCTATTTTTTTGCGCATACCCCGTATTTTCTTTTGATTCCCTGATTGGTATACGCAAACCGGTATCTTTTAACGATATGTTAAATGCCGGACCGCGTAATTATTTCGTCAAAAAGCACTTTTTATCAATACGCCTTAAAAATGCTTTTGACGTTTTGTTTTAAAAATATCTCCTGATGTCAAAAACGGCATTGCTAATAGAAAGGTAAAAAGCGGTTTTATGGTTAAGACTAAAATAATATGTACTATAGGGCCCTCTTCTTCAAGCGAAACGGTTTTGAGGAAGATGATGCTTGCCGGTATGGATGTTGCCAGGCTTAATTTTTCGCATGCAATGACAGAAGAAATGACAGCCAGGATAAAAAGTATCAGGGCCCTGAATATGCGGTACAGGAGGCGCATAAAAATATTAGGTGATTTACAGGGCCACCGCGTAAGGGTCGGCCGCATAGAGGCGCCAATTGAGCTCAAAAAAGGCCAGAGGGTATGCCTTAGCCAGGAGGATGGCGGCACAGAATTGCCCGCGATTCCATTTGATTACAGAGGCTCTTTGCGCGGCGTAAAACAAGGGCATTATATTTATATTGATGACGGCAATATCGCTTTGGTAGTGACAGGCCGCGGCAGGAATTGCCTAAAGGCAAGGGTTACGGCGGGCGGATTATTAAAAAGCCATAAGGGTATTAATATACCGGAGGCCCGGCTTGAATTTAACAAGATCAATACAAAAGACCTTAATGATATTATTTTTTGTAAAATGAATGATATAGACTATGTGGCGCAGTCGTTTGTGTGCTCAAAAAAGGACGTGCTGACTGTCAGGGCCGCGCTTGGTATTGGCCATAAATGCATGGTCATCTCCAAGATAGAAAACAAACAAGCCATAAGGAATATTGATGAAATCATAGGCGTTTCGGACGGAATAATGATTGCCCGCGGGGACATGGGCGTGTCTTTACCGGTTTATAAGGTACCCATGATCCAGAAGATGATTATAAAAAAATGCAACAGAGCAAAAAAACCCGTGATAACCGCGACTCAAATGCTTGAAAGCATGACGCAAAATCCAAGGCCTACTCGCGCGGAAGTAGCGGATGTCGCAAATGCTATTATTGACGGGACTGACTTTGTTATGCTGTCAGCCGAGACGGCTTTAGGCAGGTATCCGTCGGAGTCTGTCAGGATGATGAATGATATCATAAAATTTACGGAAAATCCAAAAATTTAGGGAGGCAATAATATGCCGGCAGATATTTTAAATGTTAGCGACTTGCCCGACTTAAAGTTGTTTAAAAGGGGTAAGGTCAGGGATGTCTATGATGTGCAAGATAACCTGTTGGTGATATCAACGGACAGGATATCCTGTTTTGACTTTGTCTTGCCTACCTGTATTCCAGATAAAGGAGAAGTGCTTACAAGGCTTTCCATGTTCTGGTTTGATTTTACCAGGGATATTATTCCTAACCATTTTATTACGGCATCAGTCAAAGAATACCCGGCCTATTTGCATAAATACCAAAAAATCTTGCAGGGCCGGTCAATGCTGGCCAGAAAGGCGAAACCTATACCCGTTGAGTGCGTGGTAAGAGGGTATCTTTCCGGTTCAGGATGGAAAGAATACAAAATATCCCAATCTATATGCGGTATTAAACTTGACCCGGGCATGGTAGAATCGGATAAATTAAAAGAGCCTATATTCACTCCGTCAACAAAAGAAGACGCGGGCCATGACATGAACGTGACGATGGATTTTGTTGAAAAAACAATCGGTAAAGACACAGCCTCTGAATTAAAAGAGATAAGTACCGCTATTTACGGCAAGGCCAGTCATTACGCGGAGTCAAAAGGTATTATTATAGCTGATACCAAATTTGAATTTGGCATATATGAGGGGAGGATAATACTTATAGATGAAGCCCTTACCCCTGATTCGTCCCGCTTCTGGCCCAAGAATGGATACGCGCCTGGAAGGCCTCAACCAAGCTTTGATAAGCAGTTTGTAAGGGATTATCTGGAGTCAATCTGCTGGCCCAAAACCCCTCCTGCTCCGGAATTGCCTAAAAAGGTCATTCTAAAAACCAGAGAGAAATATATCCAAGCCTTTGAAGTGCTGACTGGAAAGACATGGTAGCCTTTGGCATGCAGGGCTTTGGAGCTTGTATTTTTTAGGATTTAAGCAAAGATCAAAAACTGTTATCGCGCATACCGGACCCCCGGACGTTTTTAAAAGGTTTTTTTTCGTCCGAATCAAGCGCAAGGTTTTTTTACCCAAAATGCCTTAAGAGGCGTATTTTGTAAAAGCATAAAAATTGTTTCTTATTTTACCGGTTAATGTAACTGTTTGACATCTGCCGGATGTTTCTATATACTAATATTATTCTAAATAAGAAACTAATACAATGAATTTTAAATTTATATATGGGCCTGTTAATTCATGGAGATTGGGTAGTTCTTTAGGCATTGACCCTATTTCAACACAACGCAAAGTATGCACATTTGATTGCGTTTATTGTCAACTCGGGCCTTCGCCTGCCTTAAGCCGCAAAAGAAAGGTTTTTGTCTTATCGAAAGATATCTTGCGCGAACTCAAAAGATTGCCGGAGATAAAAGTTGATTATATTACTTTTTCGGGAACAGGCGAACCCACGATGGCCCGGAACCTTGACGAACTTATAGAGGCGGTGCGACGGTCAAGAAAAGAAAAGATAGCTGTTTTTACCAACTCTACCTTGCTTGGCAACAGTTCCGTCCGCCGCGCGCTTGCCGGGGCGGATTTGGTAGAGGCAAAATTAGACTCTGCCTCAAGCCGGGTATTCAATGCTGTTAATAAGCCGCATAAGGGGTTTAAACTGCGTGGTATAATTGACGGTATAAAGACATTTAGGAGGGGCTATAAAGGAATATTCGCCCTGCAGATAATGTTTACTCCGTATAATATACGTTACGCGAAAAAACTGGCCGCTATAGCCCGCTCTATTGGCCCTGACGAGGTGCATATTAATACGCCTTTAAGGCCTTCAGGGGCAAGGCCTGTATCAAAAGAGGCGATAAGCAAAGTAAAAAAATTATTCAAGGGGCTTCGGGTGGTGACGGTATATGACGGTAAAAAATCCCCCGGGCATAAACCTATCAGCGCCGCGGAAACTATTAGGAGAAGGGGCAAGGTTTGATTTACGATGTTATAATAATAGGCGCCGGTCCTGCCGGGCTGACAGCGGCTTTATATGTATTGAGGGCAAATCTAAGGGCTCTTATAATAGAAGACCCCTTGGTTGCCAGCCAGGCCGCGTACGCTTTTATAATTGAGAATTTTCCCGCATTCCCCGGCGGGATAAGCGGCATAGACCTGATAAAAAAATTAAAGGAACAGGTCGGTTATTTCGGCGTAGAAATACTTCCGGCAGATGTTTCGGGTATTAAAAATTCCGGTCAAAACAGCAAGCAATTATGGCAGGTTACCGCAAATAACAGGATGTATGATACAATATCTGTTATAGTGGCCTCGGGCGCGGTGCCAAAAAGACTGGATATCGCAGGTGAGCGCGAATTTATTGGCCGCGGCGTGTCCTATTGCGCCGTATGTGACGGCGCATTATTCAAAGATAAAAACGTGGTGATTGCCGGCGGAGGAGATTCAGCGGTTGAGGAGGCTCTTTTTCTGTCAAGATTTGCGAAAAAAGTAAGCATAGTGCATCGCAGGGACAAGTTAAGGGCGGCCAAAATTCTGCAAAAAAGGGTCTTCGCGAATGACAGGATTGAAATAGTTTGGAATTCAACTATTGAGCAGATAATGGGAGGTAAAACAATTTCCGGGTTGAGGCTTCGTGACGTATCAACCGGCGCGCTAAGGGATATGGATTGCCAGGGCCTGTTTGTGTCAATCGGTAAGGTGCCTAATACGGGATTTGTTAAGAATGCCCTGGATATTGATAAAAACGGTTATATTATAACAGGCCGCGGTTTAAATACGTCGGCTCATGGCGTATTTGCGTGCGGAGATTGCAGGGATACATTATTTAAGCAGATTGTTACGGCCTGCGGCGACGGCGCCGCGGCGGCCAGGTCGTGCGTTCATTATGTTGATACTATGAAGGGTTATTAAACTATGCTGTCCGCTAAAATATTGCTGATAAACGGCGGCAAAGAAGTTGTTATGCTGCCGGAATTTTTCATAAAACAAGGATATCGGGTATCATGTGTTAATACCGGCAGAGAAGGCGTAAAGAAGCTAAGGGTGGATATCTTTAATCTCATTATTGCCGACGTCGCATTCACGGGCATGAGCGTCTCGGATTTAGCGTCGCAAGCTAAAAGGGCTGCCGGCAGAAAAATTCCGCTGGTAGTTATCGGGGAACAAGATGATATTGAGGATATAGAAGAGTTTTTTCGGCAAGGCGCCGATGAATATATTGTAAAACCGTTAAGGCTGGACTATTTGAATGAAAGGGTTGAATATCTTGTCTCCGGACGGTTTTAAATAAGTTGATAATACCTGCGTCCGGCTGACGCGGGATTGACACATAAAATGATTTTGTGATATACTTACGGTCAAAAATAGCCGGAGGGATTTAAAAAAAGAAAGGTTGATAAGATGGAAGAGAAAAAAGAAGTAAAATCGCAAAAACCCGATGACACAAAACAAAAGGCGCCGGACGCTCCCGTGCCCGCTGAAACTACCGTTAAGGCACAGCCGGCCCCCGCGGCAGATGGGGCTAAACAGGAAGAGCCCTCTAAAAAAAATAAAAAGATAAACCAGATGTCTTTAAAGGAGATAGATGCCAAAATCAAGGATGCGCAGGAAAAAATGGGGTCTCTGAAATCACGGTATGCCAGGCAACTGCTTAAACAGAAAGAACTGTTGAAAAATTCCACTGAATAATATAACCCATAATATGGCAGAAAAAAGCAAAAAAAATCCTTTTTATTTTTACAATCATGTTGAACTCCGTGAGTCTACGGGCCTTAAGGCTAAAAACGCCAGAGAGCTTGTGAATATAATAAAAGATGTCCCGGGTTCTGTCATATATTATCACATGCATGTTTTTTTGCAGCAGCACCAGTTTCTTTCTCCCGAACCCCCTAACGCTTTTGCCTACTGGACTGCCAAAGTGCTCGGAGAAGACGCCCTTGGTGAGCTTCTGGGCAGTATAGATGTTTATCAATATAATACGGTCAGGGCGCTTAGAGAAAAAATAATAGAGGTTATTGAAGGCTATCTTTTTGACGCAAAGGATATACGCAATGCTCCGCCGGGCAAAGAGTTTGATTTTACGAAATCAAGGACATTTATTCTGCCGACGCCTTATACGGCGCATAACCTGTCCGATATGGTTGAAGCTCTTAAAAAAGTCGCCATAGGTTCAATTGATTTTCATGTTTTTAATGCCAGATTAAGGCTTGGACGCGGGACCAATGATTTTTCTAATTGGATAGATACGTCACTGGGCTATCCTAATCTTGCATCCAGGCTTGAATGTTTTGACCCCTATACCTATACGCTGGAAAACCTGCGTTTTAATATTATTGATACTATAGTAAACAGCCCTGAATGGGGGATAGACAATGCGAAAAGATAGGGCTGAATTATCCTCTTTGAACGACTATATACCAATAGTCGGAGAAGATACGGTTGAAGAGCTTAGATTTTTGGCCTCAAGGCTTAAAGGCAGGAAGATACAGCATATTAATTCTACCCGTACCGGCGGCGGCGTGGCCGAGATGCTGTCCCGGGTGGTACCGCTTATGAGGGAATTGGGCGTTGATATTGAATGGAATGTAATAGAGGCTGAACCTGATTTTTTTAATGTAACAAAGAAGTTTCATAATGCCCTTCACGGTATGCCGGAGACCATATCCGATAGAGATTTTGACATATACATAGAAAATGCCAAGGCGTATAACAGGTTAACCGAAATAAGCGGTGATATAGTATTTATCCACGACCCGCAGCCAATCGCCCTTATTCAAAACAAGAAAAAATTAAAGTCTGTCAAATGGATCTGGAGATGCCATATAGATGTTTCTTGCCCTGATGAAAGAGTGTGGGATTTTTTATCAGCTTTTATTGAAGGTTACGACGCCTCTGTATTTTCAAGCCCGAAATTTACCAGGCCTTTAAAGATCCCCCAGTTTTTGATATGCCCGGCCATAGACCCTTTGAGCGACAAGAGCAGGCCGCTGGAAGAAAGCACGATATCCAGCGTGCTTGCCAAATACGGCATAGACAGCCATAAACCTATTATTTCACAGATATCAAGGTATGATCACCTTAAAGACCCCATAGGAGTAATTGAGGCGTTTAAGCTTGTAAAAAGATATATTGACGCGCAATTAGTGCTGGCAGGCAACAGCGCTACGGACGATCCTGAAGGGACTGATATGCTTAAAGAGGTTAAGGAAAAGGCCAAAGGCGTACCCGATGTCTACGTGCTTCTCATTGAGCCTGAAAATAACGATATAGAAGTAAACGCGTTGCAAAGGGCCTCATCCGTTATAGTTCAGAAATCCATAAGAGAAGGGTTTGCCCTTACGGTGACGGAGGCTCTTTGGAAGGAAAAACCTGTGGTGGCGTCAGCTGTGGGCGGGATACCCCTGCAGATAAAAAACATGTATAGCGGCCTGCTTTGCCATTGCGTGGAAGGTGCCGCGTTAAGGATAAGGCAGGTATTGAACAACCCGTCTTTCGCGAAACGATTAGGCCACAATGGCAGGATGCACATAAAGCGTAATTTCTTGCTGACAAGGCTTATTAGAGAGCATATGCTGCTCGCGCTTTCGTTGGGACAAAAAGGCGATATAATATTACTATAATGCTTGAATCACTTATATCATTTTCAAACAGCACGATAAAGGACGTCTCGGTCATAAGTTATGTCGTTGTTTTTCTGGGCGGGGTTTTCACCAGCCTTACACCGTGCATTTATCCGGTTATCCCTGTCACCGTGGGTTTCATCGGGGCCAGTTCCGCCGGCGCGAAAGGCAGGGCGTTTTTTTTGTCACTCTTTTACGTGATTGGCATAGCGCTTGTTTATTCATGCCTGGGAGCCATGGCGGCATTAGGCGGCAGGATATTCGGAGAGATATCTTCTAATCCGTGGACTTATATTATAGTAGGAAATGTTTTTTTATTGCTTGGGCTTTCCATGATGGGAGTTTTTGCCATAGCATTGCCGGATTTACCGGCCGCCAGGCCTTCGCCAAGGCAGGGCAAAAGCTTGTTCGCGGCATTGGTTGTTGGCATGTCGGCAGGGTTTATTATGGGGCCGTGCACCGCTCCCGTATTGGGCGCCGTACTTACATATGTCGGCAGCAGGCAAAATGTTTTACTCGGCATAAGCCTTTTATTCACATACGCGCTTGGTATGGGCCTGCTGTTGCTTTTTATAGGCACGTTTACCGGGCTTGCCGCGTCTTTGCCAAAGTCTGGTAAGTGGCTTGATGTTGTGAAAAAAGTGTTTGGAGCTGTTCTTATAGCGTGCGCGGAATATTTTTTTATAAAAGCAGGGGGGCTATTCTGATGAAAACTTGGCCGGCAATAGGAACTGTTTTTTTAGTTTGTGCTTTATGCGGTATCCTGTGTCTTAGCGGATATGTGTCTACCGCGGAATTGGGCGCGCCGGAAACCAAGGCAACAAACGCTTCAGCTCTTGAGGATTTGTCCGGCAAGGACGTGTTATTATCCGATTATATGGGCCAGAATCTCTTGCTTGTATTTACCACTACCTGGTGCCCGCATTGCGTGACAGCTATACCTGATTTAAAAAATATAGATAATGATTTCAATGGCAAGGGCCTTAAGGTTGTTGCCGTTTATGTCAAAGAACCTGCTGCCAGGGTCGTGAAATTCAAGTCAAGATACGGATTGCCTTATGATGTATTATTAGATCTAAATGGAGACACAGCTTATTTATACAGGATTAGTGGTGTTCCTACGTTTATTGTTTTAGACGCGCGCGGAGATATTTTGTATGAAGGCCATGAAATACCATTTGATATAATAACGCGGATAACAAACCGCACATAAAATGAGGAGGGAAATAATATGGCAAATATCAGTATTGATGAATCTCTATGTACAGGCTGCGGTTTATGCGCAAGCATGTGCCCCGAAAAATTTGAGGTAGGAGATGATAATGTTGCTCACGTGAAAGGTGGTTCTTGCGATTGCGACATTAATGAGGCAGCATCCAGCTGTCCCATGGAAGCAATAAAAATTGAGGATTAAATAAACGGGGCCGCATAGTGTAACCTGGTATGCGGCCCTGTTTATTAATGACATGCCATGAATATTGCAAGAGTAAAAATTGTTAAGCCCGAAGGCGCCAATATAATATTCGGGCAGTCTCATTTTATTAAGACGGTTGAGGACCTTTACGAGGCCGTAATCTGTTCTGTTCCCGGGATAAGGTTTGGCCTGGCTTTTTGCGAAGCCTCCGGCCCCTGTCTTGTGCGTTCAGCAGGAAACGATAAAGAGCTGGAACTGCAAGCTTTGGATAATGCTATGGCGATAGGAGCTGGCCATAGTTTTATAATAATTTTTGAAGGGGCGTTTCCTATTAATATCATACGCGCTGTCAAATCCGTGCCCGAAGTTTGTTCTATTTATTGCGCAACCGCTAATCCTGTAGAAGTGATTATGGCTGAGACAGAACAAGGAAAGGCCGTTATAGGCATAGTTGACGGGAACAGCCCAAAAGGTAAAGAGTCGGAACGCGACAAACAGGACAGAAAACAGTTTTTGCGCGACATAGGTTACAAGCTGTGAAATATTTTTGTCTTATCGGCTATGAGAAGATCCGGCCGGCGTGTTTTAAGGATTTTTTTGCGATAAGGGTTGCAAGCGCTATCTTGATAAAACATCCTGGCATAAATGGGATGACGCCAAGGGCAACCGCTTGTTTTAGGCCCAATCTCAGGCCCAATACCAGCCATGCCGTTCCAAGCGCATAAATAATCACGGCTCCGCACGAAAAAGCTGCCAGCATTGACAGCGTGGAAGTATTTTTTCTTAGCGCGTATCCGATAAAACAACTTGAAAAGACAAAGCCCAGCAGATATCCGCCTGTAGGCCCCGCGATATGCGATAATCCGAATCCGCTTGCCGAAAATATGGGCAAGCCCATAGCTCCCGCGCACAGGTATGTTATTTGAGATGCCGGCCCGAGCCTTCTGCCCAGCAACGCCCCTGACAAAAAAACGAACATCTCCTGCAGGGTAATTGGCACCGGAGTAAAGCCTAAAGGTATATAAATATAGGCGCCCAACCACGTAAGCAGAGCAAAAGTGGTTACCCCTATCGCCGATACCGCAAATTTATTTCTGATTATCTCTTTTTCCGTTAAAAAATAAACCGCACTATGCATATGCTCTCCTTATGTTATAATGGATAATAAATCACACGATATTAACACCAAATTATTCGCTATGTCAATCTTTTTCTTGGCAGAGGAATTTTTTGCTTGCTTTTTTACGGACTAATGATATAATTTTTTTGCATAAAGACAAAAAAGGAGGTTGACGATCTATGGGTAAAATATTAAGCATAATAGGCGGTACCGCCGCGGTGGTAATTGGTTTTATATTGGCTTTTTTCGCCTGGTCCAGGGCCATTGTTTTGGGCCTGCAATTTATGATAGTTTTTATTCTTATCCTCGGCGGCCTTATTGCCGTTGCGGCAGGCGTATCAGAGATAAAAGACTCAATAGCATCAAAGAAGGAAGATAAAAACCAGAAAGACAAGAAGGATTAAAGCTCGATTATTGTTTATGGGGTTGTGCCGGGTTAAAAAATGTGGCGCAACCCCATTTTTATTTTGACAGCATACGATGCGTGTGCTAAAATTAAACATATCAGGAATGACCCGGCCATAAGCTGTTTTCCATTCGGGGAAACAAGGATTTGGCCTATTTGAGGGAGGTGTGGAAATGGATTGGACATTTGTTATAATGGAGTCGGTAAGGGAGATGCTGACCAGGGTAGGCGCATTTATTCCCAAGATGATAGGGCTTTTGGTCATTCTTATAGTCGGTTGGCTCGTAGCAAAGCTGATTGAAAATATTATCGTAAGAAGCCTTAAGCTATTAAGGCTTGACACCCTTGCCGAAAAGTCAGGCACAAGCAGTTTCCTGGCAAAAGGCGGCATAAAATACACCTTATCCGAATTAATAGGAGTCCTTATTTACTGGATAGT includes these proteins:
- a CDS encoding DUF5752 family protein, with product MAEKSKKNPFYFYNHVELRESTGLKAKNARELVNIIKDVPGSVIYYHMHVFLQQHQFLSPEPPNAFAYWTAKVLGEDALGELLGSIDVYQYNTVRALREKIIEVIEGYLFDAKDIRNAPPGKEFDFTKSRTFILPTPYTAHNLSDMVEALKKVAIGSIDFHVFNARLRLGRGTNDFSNWIDTSLGYPNLASRLECFDPYTYTLENLRFNIIDTIVNSPEWGIDNAKR
- a CDS encoding OmpA family protein, with translation MFCRKINIFIMVFSVFLIFCNHSIAEKLSKEDQKMQQIKQMQKHFEWWPTDARPAPVKDENKSGYWWWPMEPGEIRPWGNRGYIYVYKIIFDYKEEELDPPAAQELRPSLLIKKVLSNVKVYFDFDKSDLRDDAKAILKKASDTMRRNPYASILVTGNCDIRGSETYNEKLGRQRGEAVKKFMLEGGIHPDRVLIVSRGKLDAVAPVTDLVGMQKDRNAQFMIAEVEEVMIPYPDIEAGQEVKRIGEDKFLLQEEKKIEAEIKVATKEYIVQAGDSLSKIAKEHLGAAHRWQYLYELNKDKIANPNKLKKGQKIILPIE
- a CDS encoding response regulator; its protein translation is MLSAKILLINGGKEVVMLPEFFIKQGYRVSCVNTGREGVKKLRVDIFNLIIADVAFTGMSVSDLASQAKRAAGRKIPLVVIGEQDDIEDIEEFFRQGADEYIVKPLRLDYLNERVEYLVSGRF
- a CDS encoding phosphoribosylaminoimidazolesuccinocarboxamide synthase, which codes for MPADILNVSDLPDLKLFKRGKVRDVYDVQDNLLVISTDRISCFDFVLPTCIPDKGEVLTRLSMFWFDFTRDIIPNHFITASVKEYPAYLHKYQKILQGRSMLARKAKPIPVECVVRGYLSGSGWKEYKISQSICGIKLDPGMVESDKLKEPIFTPSTKEDAGHDMNVTMDFVEKTIGKDTASELKEISTAIYGKASHYAESKGIIIADTKFEFGIYEGRIILIDEALTPDSSRFWPKNGYAPGRPQPSFDKQFVRDYLESICWPKTPPAPELPKKVILKTREKYIQAFEVLTGKTW
- a CDS encoding radical SAM protein produces the protein MNFKFIYGPVNSWRLGSSLGIDPISTQRKVCTFDCVYCQLGPSPALSRKRKVFVLSKDILRELKRLPEIKVDYITFSGTGEPTMARNLDELIEAVRRSRKEKIAVFTNSTLLGNSSVRRALAGADLVEAKLDSASSRVFNAVNKPHKGFKLRGIIDGIKTFRRGYKGIFALQIMFTPYNIRYAKKLAAIARSIGPDEVHINTPLRPSGARPVSKEAISKVKKLFKGLRVVTVYDGKKSPGHKPISAAETIRRRGKV
- a CDS encoding glycosyltransferase, encoding MRKDRAELSSLNDYIPIVGEDTVEELRFLASRLKGRKIQHINSTRTGGGVAEMLSRVVPLMRELGVDIEWNVIEAEPDFFNVTKKFHNALHGMPETISDRDFDIYIENAKAYNRLTEISGDIVFIHDPQPIALIQNKKKLKSVKWIWRCHIDVSCPDERVWDFLSAFIEGYDASVFSSPKFTRPLKIPQFLICPAIDPLSDKSRPLEESTISSVLAKYGIDSHKPIISQISRYDHLKDPIGVIEAFKLVKRYIDAQLVLAGNSATDDPEGTDMLKEVKEKAKGVPDVYVLLIEPENNDIEVNALQRASSVIVQKSIREGFALTVTEALWKEKPVVASAVGGIPLQIKNMYSGLLCHCVEGAALRIRQVLNNPSFAKRLGHNGRMHIKRNFLLTRLIREHMLLALSLGQKGDIILL
- a CDS encoding N-acetylmuramoyl-L-alanine amidase, translating into MKKILNHTAILLIALSLSSCAGERPGPVIYTPKRVLTETHQPVARRDTYHIVAPGETLWHLSRAYDVDLKDIAAANWIKTNTELKSGQHILIPNAAPVKPIIPLFPSDKWKYIIIHHTATDTGSALLLDKSHKNKGWAGLGYHFVINNNTEGKPDGHLESSLRWLRQENGAHCKASGMNEKGIGIAIVGNFSNVYVSRKQLITLVYTVNVLKKYYNIPNSNIMGHRDVCGANTECPGTHFPWQEFISRIDK
- the pyk gene encoding pyruvate kinase; this translates as MVKTKIICTIGPSSSSETVLRKMMLAGMDVARLNFSHAMTEEMTARIKSIRALNMRYRRRIKILGDLQGHRVRVGRIEAPIELKKGQRVCLSQEDGGTELPAIPFDYRGSLRGVKQGHYIYIDDGNIALVVTGRGRNCLKARVTAGGLLKSHKGINIPEARLEFNKINTKDLNDIIFCKMNDIDYVAQSFVCSKKDVLTVRAALGIGHKCMVISKIENKQAIRNIDEIIGVSDGIMIARGDMGVSLPVYKVPMIQKMIIKKCNRAKKPVITATQMLESMTQNPRPTRAEVADVANAIIDGTDFVMLSAETALGRYPSESVRMMNDIIKFTENPKI
- the trxB gene encoding thioredoxin-disulfide reductase, which codes for MIYDVIIIGAGPAGLTAALYVLRANLRALIIEDPLVASQAAYAFIIENFPAFPGGISGIDLIKKLKEQVGYFGVEILPADVSGIKNSGQNSKQLWQVTANNRMYDTISVIVASGAVPKRLDIAGEREFIGRGVSYCAVCDGALFKDKNVVIAGGGDSAVEEALFLSRFAKKVSIVHRRDKLRAAKILQKRVFANDRIEIVWNSTIEQIMGGKTISGLRLRDVSTGALRDMDCQGLFVSIGKVPNTGFVKNALDIDKNGYIITGRGLNTSAHGVFACGDCRDTLFKQIVTACGDGAAAARSCVHYVDTMKGY